One window from the genome of Faecalibacterium sp. HTF-F encodes:
- a CDS encoding sigma-70 family RNA polymerase sigma factor, with protein MVSDKTRRDAFIEQNLGLVHACAGRFRGRGMEYDDLYSAGCMGLVKACDHFDENRGVCFSTYAVPVILGEIKKLFRDGGTVKVSRSLKELGMRVQAAREHHMKLCGTEPTLSQLAEELDEPVENITLAIQAAQPAMSLTPENTEDGDRQLDIPVDSPEEALAERISLEEVLRALPEQDQQLIRLRFYGNKTQSETAKVLHTTQVQISRRERRILSLLRRRLLED; from the coding sequence ATGGTATCCGATAAGACCCGGAGGGACGCATTCATTGAACAGAACCTTGGACTGGTACACGCCTGCGCGGGGCGCTTCCGTGGGCGTGGCATGGAATACGATGATCTGTACAGTGCCGGATGCATGGGTCTTGTCAAAGCCTGCGATCACTTCGACGAAAACCGCGGCGTCTGCTTTTCCACCTATGCGGTGCCGGTGATCCTGGGCGAGATCAAAAAGCTGTTTCGGGACGGCGGCACCGTCAAGGTGAGCCGGTCTCTCAAGGAGCTTGGCATGCGGGTGCAGGCAGCACGGGAACATCATATGAAGCTCTGCGGCACAGAACCTACTCTTTCGCAGCTGGCAGAAGAACTGGATGAACCGGTGGAGAACATCACCCTTGCCATTCAGGCGGCACAGCCTGCCATGAGCCTGACCCCGGAAAATACAGAGGATGGAGACCGACAGCTGGATATCCCGGTGGATTCTCCGGAAGAAGCACTGGCCGAGCGCATCAGTCTGGAAGAGGTACTCAGGGCTCTGCCGGAACAGGACCAGCAGCTGATCCGGCTGCGCTTTTATGGGAACAAGACCCAGAGCGAGACCGCGAAGGTGCTGCATACCACGCAGGTGCAGATCTCCCGGCGGGAACGCAGGATATTATCCCTGCTCCGGCGCCGTCTTTTGGAAGATTAG
- a CDS encoding bifunctional homocysteine S-methyltransferase/methylenetetrahydrofolate reductase: protein MSDVREILKKRPLLFDGGMGTYYKAKPGQECEQANLLDPEGVLAVHGAYLEAGADAIKTNTFGLPRMAAAGNPLWEALTDEGWRLAAQAAAKTGAAVFADLGPAPDTESLPAAQIYTALAERFAALGAKNFLFETLSSDAGVAEAAKQIKEAVPDAFVLVSFAVLPDGYTREGRHCTQLVRSMTACGAVDAVGLNCVSAPGAMRTLVQQLGRTELPLSVMPNAGYPVVTRTRVQYQGRPEYFARELVGLAAEGVRILGGCCGTTPAHIAALRTALDALPEQLPVAAAAPVPTAAKPEVETDDAFLRKLNAGQKVIAIELDSPKDADLTGYLEGARRLQAAGADLLTIADCPIARARMDSSLVACRVHRELGLNVLPHMTCRDRNLNATKALLLGLYAEGVREVLAITGDPIPTAERDEVKNVYQFNSRKLAQYIVSLAGEGREMPSPLTVFGALNLNARNFDVELRRAQEKLENGMSGFLTQPVLSAQAVENLKKTREALGSRAKILAGIMPVVSQRNAIFMENEVNGIHVDAEIIERFAGLDRVQGEELGLEVSVKAAQAAAPYADGFYLMTPFNRIALMERLIARLKEEGVAD from the coding sequence ATGAGTGATGTGCGTGAGATCTTGAAAAAGCGCCCGCTGCTGTTCGATGGCGGCATGGGCACCTATTATAAAGCAAAGCCCGGGCAGGAGTGTGAGCAGGCAAATCTGCTGGACCCGGAAGGAGTTCTGGCCGTGCATGGTGCGTATCTGGAAGCAGGTGCCGATGCCATCAAGACCAACACCTTTGGCCTGCCGCGGATGGCGGCGGCGGGAAATCCGCTGTGGGAGGCCCTGACAGACGAGGGATGGAGGCTGGCCGCACAGGCCGCTGCAAAGACCGGCGCTGCCGTGTTTGCCGATCTTGGCCCGGCCCCGGATACGGAATCGCTCCCGGCGGCACAGATCTATACGGCCCTTGCCGAGCGGTTTGCCGCATTGGGTGCAAAGAACTTTTTGTTTGAGACGCTGAGCAGCGACGCCGGTGTGGCCGAAGCCGCGAAGCAGATCAAAGAAGCAGTGCCGGACGCCTTTGTGCTGGTGTCCTTTGCGGTGCTGCCGGACGGTTACACCCGTGAGGGACGGCACTGCACCCAGCTGGTGCGCAGCATGACCGCCTGCGGTGCAGTGGATGCCGTGGGCCTGAACTGCGTTTCTGCTCCCGGTGCCATGCGCACACTGGTGCAGCAGCTGGGCAGAACAGAGCTGCCCCTGTCTGTTATGCCCAATGCGGGCTACCCGGTGGTCACCCGCACCCGGGTACAGTATCAGGGCAGGCCGGAATATTTTGCCCGGGAGCTGGTCGGCCTTGCCGCCGAGGGTGTGCGCATTCTGGGCGGCTGCTGCGGCACTACGCCCGCCCACATTGCGGCCCTGCGCACGGCGCTGGATGCGCTGCCGGAGCAGCTGCCGGTGGCAGCGGCAGCGCCGGTACCCACCGCCGCAAAGCCGGAGGTGGAAACGGACGATGCCTTTCTGCGCAAGCTGAACGCGGGCCAAAAGGTGATCGCCATTGAGCTGGACTCCCCCAAGGACGCCGACCTGACGGGCTATCTGGAGGGGGCCCGCCGCCTGCAGGCTGCCGGGGCTGATCTTTTGACCATTGCGGACTGCCCCATTGCCCGGGCACGGATGGATTCCTCGCTGGTGGCCTGCCGGGTGCACCGGGAGCTGGGGCTGAACGTGCTGCCCCACATGACCTGCCGCGACCGCAACCTGAACGCCACCAAGGCCCTGCTGCTGGGCCTGTATGCCGAGGGCGTGCGGGAGGTGCTGGCCATCACCGGCGACCCCATCCCCACTGCAGAGCGGGACGAGGTGAAGAACGTGTACCAGTTCAACTCCCGCAAGCTGGCGCAGTACATCGTCTCGCTGGCAGGCGAGGGTCGGGAAATGCCCTCGCCCCTCACCGTGTTCGGTGCGCTGAACCTGAACGCCCGCAACTTTGATGTGGAGCTGCGCCGTGCACAGGAAAAGCTGGAGAATGGCATGAGCGGCTTCCTCACCCAGCCGGTGCTCTCGGCACAGGCGGTGGAAAACCTGAAAAAGACCCGGGAAGCGCTGGGCAGCAGGGCAAAGATTTTAGCGGGCATCATGCCGGTGGTGAGCCAGCGCAACGCCATCTTCATGGAGAACGAGGTCAACGGCATCCATGTGGACGCTGAGATCATCGAGCGCTTTGCCGGGCTGGACCGTGTGCAGGGCGAAGAGCTGGGACTGGAAGTCTCGGTGAAGGCTGCACAGGCCGCAGCGCCCTATGCAGATGGCTTCTACCTGATGACCCCCTTCAACCGCATCGCCCTGATGGAACGGCTCATTGCCCGGCTGAAAGAGGAAGGAGTTGCAGATTAA
- a CDS encoding valine--tRNA ligase, protein MKELAKQYDPSQVEDRIYQFWLDGGYFHTKADPDKKPYTIVMPPPNVTGQLHMGHAVDNTMQDILIRTKRMQGYAALWVPGTDHASIATEAKVVEAMRAEGLTKEMVGRDGFLDRAWAWKTKFGNRIVSQLKKLGSSCDWERERFTMDEGCSEAVKEVFVRLYDKGLIYRGNRMVNWCPHCNTSISDAEVEYEEKDGSFWHLLYPVKETGEMLELATTRPETMLGDTAVAINGDDPRYAHLHGCHVVLPLLNKEIPIVCDEHADMTKGTGVVKITPAHDPNDFEVGLRHNLPIVRVFTYDGHMTGAADKAAADALFAAGKNTINEPEVLDCGKYAGMTTLEARKAILADLEAGGFLKEIEPLKHEVGTCYRCHSTIEPMVSKQWFVKMEPLAKPAIESVEKGEIKFVPERFTKNYMNWMKNTRDWCISRQLWWGHQIPAWYCDDCGETVVAKSAPCACPKCGSAKLTQDPDTLDTWFSSALWPFSTLGWPNEESEDLKYFYPTNTLVTGYDIIGFWVSRMIFSGLAYTGKAPFSTVCIHGIVRDSQGRKMSKSLGNGIDPLEVIAQYGADALRFMLVDGSTPGNDMRYIEKKVEAARNFANKLWNATRFVLMNLPEDFEPGLPSEEMLDMSDKWVLTKLNQVAGAMTDNLDHYEMGLAAAKINSFIWDVYCDWFIEIAKPRLNSGDAQQADTARRVLVYVLDKALKLLHPFMPFITEELYQALPGSAETIMTQSWPTFDEAHNWADEEEAFEKVMDYIKAVRTMRTEMNVHPAKKTSMIIETADAAPFQKAQVYLAKFAFATDVTFTEKYEGSTDGMVQVSTHAARGFIPMMELIDRDKELARLNKEKAKAEKEMAMFANQLDNPKFVERAPAALVEDIRNKYAKSQDKLANIEQSIKALG, encoded by the coding sequence ATGAAAGAACTTGCAAAACAGTACGATCCCAGCCAGGTGGAAGACCGCATCTACCAGTTCTGGCTGGACGGCGGCTACTTCCACACGAAGGCAGACCCCGACAAGAAACCCTACACCATCGTCATGCCGCCCCCGAACGTCACCGGCCAGCTGCACATGGGCCATGCGGTGGATAACACCATGCAGGATATCCTCATCCGCACCAAGCGGATGCAGGGCTATGCCGCCCTGTGGGTGCCTGGCACCGACCACGCCTCCATTGCCACCGAGGCCAAGGTGGTGGAGGCCATGCGCGCCGAGGGCCTGACCAAGGAGATGGTGGGCCGCGATGGTTTTCTGGACCGTGCATGGGCATGGAAGACCAAGTTCGGCAACCGCATCGTCAGCCAGCTGAAAAAGCTGGGCAGCAGCTGCGACTGGGAGCGCGAGCGCTTTACCATGGACGAGGGCTGCTCTGAGGCCGTCAAGGAAGTGTTCGTGCGCCTGTACGACAAGGGCCTGATCTACCGCGGCAACCGCATGGTCAACTGGTGCCCCCACTGCAACACCTCCATTTCTGACGCCGAGGTGGAGTACGAGGAAAAGGACGGCAGCTTCTGGCACCTGCTGTACCCGGTCAAGGAGACCGGCGAGATGCTGGAGCTGGCTACCACCCGTCCCGAGACCATGCTGGGCGATACCGCTGTTGCCATCAACGGTGACGACCCCCGCTATGCCCATCTGCACGGCTGCCATGTGGTGCTGCCTCTGCTGAACAAGGAAATCCCCATCGTCTGCGATGAGCACGCCGACATGACCAAGGGCACCGGTGTGGTCAAGATCACCCCCGCCCACGACCCCAACGACTTTGAGGTGGGCCTGCGCCACAACCTGCCCATCGTGCGTGTGTTCACCTACGACGGTCACATGACCGGCGCTGCCGACAAGGCTGCTGCCGATGCGCTGTTCGCCGCCGGCAAGAACACCATCAATGAGCCTGAGGTGCTGGACTGCGGCAAGTACGCCGGCATGACCACCCTCGAGGCCCGCAAGGCCATTCTGGCCGATCTGGAAGCAGGCGGCTTCCTGAAGGAGATCGAGCCCCTCAAGCACGAGGTGGGCACCTGCTACCGCTGCCACTCCACCATCGAGCCCATGGTGTCCAAGCAGTGGTTCGTCAAGATGGAGCCGCTGGCAAAGCCCGCCATCGAGAGCGTGGAGAAGGGCGAGATCAAGTTTGTGCCCGAGCGCTTCACCAAGAATTATATGAACTGGATGAAGAACACCCGCGACTGGTGCATCAGCCGTCAGCTGTGGTGGGGTCATCAGATCCCGGCATGGTACTGCGACGACTGCGGCGAGACCGTGGTGGCAAAGTCTGCTCCCTGTGCCTGCCCCAAGTGCGGCAGCGCAAAGCTGACCCAGGACCCCGATACGCTGGATACCTGGTTCTCCTCCGCTCTGTGGCCCTTCAGCACGCTGGGCTGGCCCAATGAGGAGAGCGAAGACCTCAAGTATTTCTACCCCACCAACACCCTCGTCACCGGCTACGACATCATCGGCTTCTGGGTCAGCCGCATGATCTTCTCGGGTCTGGCCTACACCGGCAAGGCACCCTTCAGCACTGTCTGCATCCACGGCATCGTGCGCGACAGTCAGGGCCGCAAGATGTCCAAGAGCCTTGGCAACGGCATCGACCCGCTGGAGGTCATTGCCCAGTACGGCGCAGACGCCCTGCGCTTTATGCTGGTGGACGGCTCCACCCCGGGCAACGACATGCGCTATATCGAAAAGAAGGTGGAGGCTGCCCGCAACTTTGCCAATAAGCTGTGGAACGCTACCCGCTTTGTGCTGATGAACCTGCCCGAGGACTTTGAGCCGGGCCTGCCCAGCGAGGAGATGCTGGACATGAGCGACAAGTGGGTGCTCACCAAGCTGAATCAGGTGGCCGGTGCCATGACCGACAACCTTGATCACTACGAGATGGGTCTGGCCGCTGCCAAGATCAACAGCTTCATCTGGGACGTCTACTGCGACTGGTTCATCGAGATCGCAAAGCCCCGCCTGAATTCCGGCGACGCACAGCAGGCCGACACTGCCCGCCGCGTGCTGGTGTATGTGCTGGATAAGGCCCTCAAGCTGCTGCATCCCTTCATGCCCTTCATCACCGAGGAGCTGTATCAGGCTCTGCCCGGCTCTGCCGAGACCATCATGACCCAGAGCTGGCCCACCTTCGATGAAGCTCACAACTGGGCCGACGAAGAGGAAGCCTTTGAAAAGGTCATGGACTACATCAAGGCCGTGCGTACCATGCGCACCGAGATGAATGTCCACCCCGCCAAAAAGACCAGCATGATCATCGAGACTGCCGATGCAGCACCCTTCCAGAAGGCACAGGTCTATCTGGCAAAGTTCGCCTTTGCCACCGATGTGACCTTTACCGAGAAGTATGAGGGCAGCACCGACGGCATGGTGCAGGTGTCCACCCACGCTGCACGCGGCTTCATCCCCATGATGGAGCTCATCGACCGCGACAAGGAGCTGGCACGTCTGAACAAGGAAAAGGCCAAGGCCGAAAAGGAAATGGCCATGTTCGCAAATCAGCTGGACAACCCCAAGTTTGTGGAGCGCGCTCCGGCGGCCCTGGTGGAGGATATCCGCAATAAATACGCCAAGAGTCAGGACAAGCTCGCCAACATTGAACAGAGCATCAAGGCTCTGGGCTGA
- a CDS encoding STAS domain-containing protein: protein MATVSFSPAGEVLYAYLAGEIDHDAAQSLRIQLDDALVSRTPQTMILDFGGVGFMDSSGVGLILGRQRIARTLGTALRVQHTPSQMAKVLQLARIPCTDTEQKEE from the coding sequence ATGGCAACGGTAAGCTTCAGCCCGGCGGGCGAAGTGCTTTACGCCTATCTTGCAGGCGAGATCGACCACGACGCAGCGCAGAGCCTGCGCATCCAGCTGGATGATGCACTGGTCAGCCGCACCCCGCAGACCATGATCCTGGACTTTGGCGGGGTGGGATTTATGGATTCATCCGGCGTGGGGCTGATTCTGGGCCGTCAGCGCATTGCCCGCACGCTGGGCACGGCCCTGCGGGTGCAGCACACGCCGTCCCAGATGGCAAAGGTGCTGCAACTGGCCCGCATTCCCTGTACGGACACAGAACAGAAGGAGGAATGA
- a CDS encoding VanZ family protein — MSGGRHSSAQRAFPWVAAGRVLFTLALLGCIVFIFSNSMKIGEVSQGSSGRVLALLQGVLRRLGHPALAQRLTDHIVRKLAHFCEYTLEGFLLMLCMRVYTRNYIWHISVPLLGGVLTALVDETIQIYSPGRSSQVTDVWLDSAGVLAGILAALVLMALCGLLFHHCNKE, encoded by the coding sequence TTGAGCGGGGGTCGTCATAGCAGCGCACAGCGCGCTTTTCCGTGGGTCGCTGCAGGGCGGGTACTCTTTACTCTTGCCCTCCTTGGCTGCATCGTGTTCATCTTTTCCAATTCCATGAAGATCGGCGAGGTCTCTCAGGGCTCCAGCGGCCGGGTGCTTGCCCTGCTGCAGGGAGTGCTGCGCCGTCTGGGCCATCCGGCCCTTGCCCAGCGCCTGACGGATCACATCGTGCGCAAGCTGGCGCATTTCTGCGAGTATACGCTGGAAGGCTTTCTGCTCATGCTGTGCATGCGGGTGTACACCCGGAACTACATCTGGCACATCAGCGTGCCGCTGCTGGGCGGCGTGCTCACCGCACTGGTCGATGAGACCATCCAGATCTACTCACCGGGCCGCAGCAGTCAGGTCACGGATGTGTGGCTGGACTCTGCCGGTGTGCTGGCAGGCATCCTTGCAGCGCTGGTGCTCATGGCGTTGTGCGGGCTGCTGTTTCATCATTGTAATAAGGAGTAA
- the spoIIAB gene encoding anti-sigma F factor, giving the protein MKAENMTKLQFDSLSVNESYARGAAAAFLARYDPTVPQLADIKTAVSEAVTNCIVHAYPDHIGPVVMSIAVYPGREVHITVSDKGVGIPDIPQAMEPLFTTGNPEERSGLGFAVMQSFMDKVKVTSRPGKGTKVLLIKRLAQRE; this is encoded by the coding sequence ATGAAAGCGGAAAATATGACAAAGCTCCAGTTCGACTCCCTCAGCGTGAACGAAAGCTACGCCCGGGGCGCTGCGGCAGCCTTTCTTGCCCGGTACGACCCCACCGTGCCGCAGCTGGCCGACATCAAAACGGCAGTGTCCGAAGCGGTGACCAACTGCATCGTCCATGCCTACCCGGATCACATCGGGCCGGTGGTCATGAGCATTGCGGTCTATCCCGGCCGGGAGGTGCATATCACGGTGTCGGACAAGGGAGTGGGCATCCCGGATATCCCGCAGGCCATGGAACCGCTGTTCACCACCGGCAACCCGGAGGAACGCTCCGGGCTGGGCTTTGCGGTGATGCAGAGCTTTATGGATAAGGTCAAGGTGACATCCAGACCCGGCAAAGGAACAAAGGTGCTGCTCATCAAGCGTCTGGCCCAGCGGGAATGA
- a CDS encoding folylpolyglutamate synthase, with protein MTIEQANQYFAALPDGFASTEQLRAAFTAPVQKVQFVGVAGTAGKTVVARLLAAILHAQGIHAGLYHAGSRPLSERICIDDAPVDEGLLALTAEALSTAEALPRDAAELAAAANCFGAAGCTLAVVELPDAGLAEALPGMPVCAVTSVGPDGVSRSVERLAALAAGVMRKGSICVTAPEQPKAVLSELIVAAGKCGCELVVPDPEDITFLEAEKFASKVDYGGYTVPLAFLGRHAAGNAAVAVELSLALCRKDFDITDEAILEGLAAVENRSSIRVVSQRPLVILDACRTPQQAAALLRVLNMAKVRHMSAIIGLTEEEGAEAFFSALETGLTPEEQKKDKSTMPGMSENPFDKVYLVTPQGTDTALTERLTEKAKYHFDAELCATLAEAVRLAHANTRRGLLVCGSEAAALEAAELLANS; from the coding sequence ATGACCATCGAACAGGCAAATCAGTATTTTGCCGCCCTGCCGGACGGCTTTGCCTCCACCGAACAGCTGCGCGCCGCGTTCACCGCACCGGTGCAGAAGGTGCAGTTTGTGGGTGTGGCGGGCACGGCGGGCAAGACTGTGGTGGCCCGCCTGCTGGCGGCCATCCTGCACGCACAGGGCATCCATGCGGGTCTGTATCATGCGGGTTCCCGCCCGCTGTCGGAGCGCATCTGCATCGATGACGCTCCGGTGGACGAGGGCCTGCTGGCCTTGACGGCAGAAGCCCTTTCCACCGCCGAGGCTCTGCCCCGGGACGCAGCGGAGCTGGCAGCAGCGGCCAACTGCTTTGGCGCAGCGGGCTGTACGCTGGCCGTGGTGGAGCTGCCGGATGCGGGCCTTGCCGAAGCGCTGCCCGGTATGCCGGTGTGCGCCGTCACCTCGGTCGGCCCGGACGGCGTGAGCCGCTCGGTGGAGCGCCTTGCCGCACTGGCGGCAGGCGTCATGCGCAAGGGCAGCATCTGCGTCACCGCGCCGGAGCAGCCTAAAGCAGTGCTGAGCGAGCTCATTGTAGCCGCAGGAAAGTGCGGCTGTGAGCTGGTGGTGCCGGACCCGGAGGATATCACCTTTCTGGAAGCGGAAAAGTTTGCCAGCAAGGTGGACTACGGCGGGTACACTGTGCCGCTGGCCTTTCTGGGCCGTCACGCAGCAGGCAACGCCGCTGTGGCTGTGGAGCTTTCGCTGGCGCTCTGCCGCAAGGACTTCGACATTACAGATGAAGCCATTCTGGAGGGTCTGGCGGCGGTGGAAAACCGCAGCAGCATCCGGGTGGTCTCGCAGCGCCCGCTGGTCATTTTGGACGCCTGCCGCACCCCGCAGCAGGCGGCAGCTCTGCTGCGGGTGCTCAACATGGCCAAGGTGCGCCATATGAGTGCCATCATCGGCCTGACCGAAGAGGAAGGCGCCGAAGCATTCTTCTCCGCGCTGGAGACCGGCCTGACCCCGGAGGAACAGAAGAAGGATAAGTCCACCATGCCCGGCATGAGCGAGAATCCCTTTGATAAGGTGTATCTCGTCACGCCGCAGGGCACGGATACTGCTCTTACCGAGCGTCTGACCGAGAAGGCAAAGTATCACTTTGATGCGGAGTTGTGTGCCACTCTGGCCGAAGCGGTCAGACTGGCGCATGCCAACACCCGCCGCGGTCTGCTGGTCTGCGGCAGTGAGGCTGCCGCACTGGAAGCTGCCGAACTGCTGGCAAACAGCTGA